The following proteins are encoded in a genomic region of Arachis stenosperma cultivar V10309 chromosome 4, arast.V10309.gnm1.PFL2, whole genome shotgun sequence:
- the LOC130976017 gene encoding two-component response regulator ARR2-like, producing the protein MNLSNVKGSTMSTPSSSGSHLRSTGDAVSDQFPAGLRVLVVDDDPTCLMILEKMLKACLYEVTKCKCAEAALELLRGNKNGFDIVISDVHMPDMDGFKLLEHIGLEMDLPVIMMSADDGKHVVMKGVTHGACDYLIKPVRIEALKNIWQHVVRKRKTGWRDPEQSGSIDEGDRQQKVSDDADYSSSANEGKSSKKRRDEEEDADERDDSSTLKKPRVVWSVELHQQFMAAVNQLGIDKAVPKKILELMNVPGLTRENVASHLQKYRLYLRRLSGVSQQQNNLNNSFMNPQDPTFGSTSINGIDLQALSVAGQLPAQSLAKLQAAGLGRSTAKPVMSMPLVEQRNLFSFESPKLRFGEGQMQHLNTNKPINLLHGIPTNMEPKQLANLHQSAQSLGNLNMRINASVAQRSPLLMQMGQSQPRGQMIGENGSHVNQLPTSLLQPTVPNRISNGVIRNGIASSSNINAAYNQVPQSSSFLNFPMNQTNEMSVRSFPLGSHPGISNITTKGMLQEEVTSGIKGSSGFVPNYDIFNELQPQKSQDWDLTTAGLTYDATQHSNHVQGNTDVSVSPSVLVHPGFTSIQQTGQNRDTTSSMGKDMFSIGEGMDQGNLQNISQPQNPLLVDNSVRVKAERVPDASSQTNFFPEQYGQEDLMSALLKQEGIGLAENEFDFDGYSLDNIPV; encoded by the exons ATGAATCTTAGCAACGTCAAGGGATCCACCATGTCAACGCCTAGTTCATCAGGTTCACATCTGAGGTCCACCGGAGATGCTGTCTCCGACCAGTTTCCGGCGGGTCTCCGGGTTCTAGTGGTGGATGATGACCCCACCTGCCTCATGATCCTTGAGAAGATGCTTAAAGCTTGCCTCTATGAAG TTACAAAATGCAAGTGTGCTGAGGCTGCATTGGAACTTCTGAGAGGGAACAAGAATGGATTTGACATTGTTATAAGTGATGTGCATATGCCTGACATGGATGGATTTAAGCTTTTGGAGCATATTGGGTTGGAGATGGACCTTCCAGTTATAA TGATGTCCGCAGACGATGGAAAGCATGTTGTTATGAAGGGTGTGACTCATGGTGCTTGTGATTACCTAATTAAACCTGTGCGAATCGAGGCTCTGAAGAATATATGGCAGCATGTGGTTCGGAAGAGAAAGACTGGTTGGAGAGATCCAGAGCAATCGGGAAGCATAGATGAAGGAGATCGGCAGCAAAAGGTATCTGATGATGCGGATTACTCATCCTCGGCAAATGAAGGGAAAAGCTCAAAGAAGAGAAGGGACGAGGAAGAAGATGCTGATGAGAGGGATGATAGTTCCACTTTGAAGAAGCCGCGCGTGGTTTGGTCTGTTGAGCTCCATCAACAGTTTATGGCTGCTGTGAATCAACTTGGAATTGACA AGGCTGTTCCGAAAAAGATTCTGGAATTGATGAATGTTCCTGGACTTACCAGAGAAAACGTTGCTAGCCACCTTCAG AAATACCGATTGTATCTTCGGAGGCTGAGTGGAGTTTCCCAGCAGCAGAACAACTTGAACAATTCCTTCATGAACCCACAAGATCCAACATTTGGGTCAACATCGATCAATGGAATTGACCTTCAAGCCCTTTCAGTCGCTGGCCAGCTCCCAGCACAAAGTCTAGCCAAGCTTCAAGCAGCAGGACTTGGCAGATCAACTGCAAAACCGGTTATGTCCATGCCTCTAGTTGAGCAACGGAATCTTTTCAGTTTCGAAAGCCCGAAATTAAGATTTGGAGAAGGGCAAATGCAGCATTTGAATACCAATAAACCAATAAACTTGCTTCACGGAATCCCTACCAACATGGAGCCAAAGCAGCTTGCCAATCTGCACCAATCTGCCCAATCCCTTGGGAACTTGAATATGCGAATCAATGCTTCTGTCGCACAGAGAAGCCCCTTGTTGATGCAAATGGGTCAATCCCAACCAAGAGGTCAGATGATAGGTGAAAATGGTTCTCATGTTAACCAGCTTCCAACTTCATTGCTGCAACCAACAGTACCAAACCGAATTTCCAACGGTGTTATCAGAAATGGGATTGCTAGCTCCAGCAACATAAATGCTGCTTATAATCAAGTACCACAAAGCTCTTCATTTTTGAATTTCCCCATGAATCAAACTAACGAGATGTCAGTCAGAAGTTTCCCTCTTGGAAGCCATCCAGGTATATCGAATATCACAACAAAAGGAATGTTACAAGAGGAAGTTACCTCAGGAATCAAAGGATCCAGTGGCTTTGTTCCgaattatgatatttttaacGAACTCCAACCTCAAAAATCCCAAGATTGGGACTTAACAACCGCTGGCCTGACATATGATGCTACTCAGCATTCAAATCATGTACAAGGTAACACTGATGTCTCAGTCTCACCATCAGTTTTGGTCCATCCGGGTTTTACATCTATTCAACAAACTGGACAAAATAGAGATACTACTTCTTCAATGGGGAAAGATATGTTCTCCATAGGTGAAGGCATGGATCAAGGTAATCTCCAAAACATTAGTCAGCCCCAGAATCCGCTTCTCGTTGACAATTCGGTAAGAGTGAAGGCTGAAAGAGTTCCTGATGCAAGCTCCCAGACTAACTTCTTCCCCGAGCAATACGGGCAGGAGGATCTTATGAGTGCACTTCTGAAACAG GAAGGCATTGGACTAGCCGAGAATGAGTTTGACTTCGACGGATATTCCTTAGACAACATTCCGGTCTAG